The Papaver somniferum cultivar HN1 chromosome 6, ASM357369v1, whole genome shotgun sequence genome segment CCAGACCAAAATATAGACGCATCATGATGGTTGTATATTTTGCCCCAGAAACCTTACGGCTCATGCAAGGATACGAGGGAATTTTGGCTCCCCGTGGTGCTTGCACCAAAAGTCTTGGAGCAAATTCAATGTCATTCCGGCTTTAAGTACGGGATGCATCGGTCAAAACCGGCAAATATAGAATTGAATATAAAACTGTAAGTTGTATCTTTATCTGCCTCGGCCACCAGTGTAAAATATTCTAAACACTATTATTGTATGTTCCCACATGGGCGTCTATTACATGAAAGACTCATCACCATTATTTAGATTACTTCGATCCAAAAATATTCTACACAGAAACTTATcgggaataaaaaataaaaaaatcaatggCGACACCAATTGATGAGAGTCCTCTTATTCCGGAGCTTGAGCTTGCTCCTCCTACAATTTCAGACAGCAGAAAAAGGTTCTCAGTATATCTCAAGCTATTCTTAATATTTGCATCCATAATTATTTTCTTTCTGGGCATCATTGTTTTATGCGGTTGGTTGTAGTATTACCCTCAAATTTCTCCGCCAAGTATCAACATCGAGAAATTTTACGTTCCCGGACTCAACACAGCCTCAAATGATACTGAAATCATCAAAGCCGCAACGATATCTTTCGAGCTTTGTTTCTCGTACTTCACAGGCGCCGGCAAGCGCTTCGAGCGGAGGATTTACTACGATGACATTCAAATGGCTTTCTATTATTACGGCACTAACTCGAATGTACTGATCGGAAACATATCTATACCTGCGTTTCGTCAAAACCCGTACTCTTCTTTTCGACTTTACCGTTCCCTGAGAATTGAGACTTTTGGGGTACCTTGGGATGAAGTTAGAAGAGAGGTTTCAAACGGGGGCACGGCCAGGTTTCATGTCGGTTTAGATACAAAATTTGAGTACTCTACTGGATGGTGGAAGCCAGATTTGAATTTAGGAGCTAACGTTACCGTCAATGATCATGGGATGAAGACTGCCAAATACTTGCCACTTAAGGCTATCTAGCTTACTTGTGATTCTATCCTTGCTGCATTATTGTTCTTGTTTTGCATCAGTTTTCCTATGTATATTAAAATTACTGCATTACTCTGTTTATAAATACCTTGTTAGTTGTTACCATATTGGACCTTTTGGAATCGGAAGAGCTGTACTGACTCACCTGTGAGTCGTATTGGGACATTTTAGTTGTGGCACTGGCACGCTAGCTAGCAATCCTATTCACCGCAAAGGCTTCTAAATGGGAGGCACGTCATTTGCCACTTAAAGCTAAATGGTTTAACTAGCTAACACCCAAACAAGGTTGCAGTTACCGTTCAAACTGTGTAACCTTTGTAAATGAACAAAATCTAGGTTGCACTTGAGCGGTTGACTTTTGGGACAGACGTATTCAGCTTCGCTTCTGTAGAAGCGTTTCTGATACTCAATCTGATCCAACCCACTCATGGCAACATCAAAATCTTCTGATTAAACCACAGA includes the following:
- the LOC113291206 gene encoding uncharacterized protein LOC113291206, producing the protein MATPIDESPLIPELELAPPTISDSRKRFSYYPQISPPSINIEKFYVPGLNTASNDTEIIKAATISFELCFSYFTGAGKRFERRIYYDDIQMAFYYYGTNSNVLIGNISIPAFRQNPYSSFRLYRSLRIETFGVPWDEVRREVSNGGTARFHVGLDTKFEYSTGWWKPDLNLGANVTVNDHGMKTAKYLPLKAI